From Hippoglossus stenolepis isolate QCI-W04-F060 chromosome 6, HSTE1.2, whole genome shotgun sequence, a single genomic window includes:
- the idh3g gene encoding isocitrate dehydrogenase [NAD] subunit gamma, mitochondrial isoform X1: MASHGAVLSVSRMISPFWGGRLGNTVKVFGPTLTSRRNRTMLTGDNIPPPAKYGGRHTVTLIPGDGIGPELLNHVREVFRFSCVPVDFEVVHVNSAIETEEDINNAITAIRRNGVALKGNIETKHTMPPSVKSRNNLLRTSLDLYANVMHCQSLPGVQTRHKNIDIMIIRENTEGEYSSLEHESVSGVVECLKIITRNNSLRIAEYAFSLAREKGRRRVTAVHKANIMKLGDGLFLQCCKEVASGYPDITFDSMIVDNTTMQLVSKPEQFDVMVMPNLYGNVVSNVCAGLVGGPGLVPGANYGRDYAVFETATRNTGKSIAYKNIANPTAMLLASCMMLDHLKLYDHASSIRNAVLTTMNETRLHTADIGGQGTTSEVVQSVMRVIQSKGQLTSEL, encoded by the exons ATGGCGTCTCACGGTGcagtgctgtcagtgtccagaATGATTTCTCCTTTCTGGGGCGGTCGCCTCGGAAATACGGTCAAA GTATTTGGACCAACTCTGACAAGTCGCAGGAATCGGACCATGCTCACA GGAGATAACATT CCGCCTCCTGCAAAGTACGGAGGCAGGCACACTGTGACCCTCATACCCGGAGACGGAATTGGTCCTGAGCTGCTCAATCATGTCAGAGAGGTTTTCAG GTTCAGCTGTGTGCCAGTGGACTTTGAGGTGGTCCATGTCAACTCTGCTATTGAGACTGAGGAAGATATCAATAATGCCATTACTGCCATCCGCCGTAATGGAGTTGCCCTCAAAG GTAACATAGAAACCAAACATACCATGCCGCCATCTGTCAAGTCCAGGAATAATCTCCTTCG CACAAGTTTAGACTTGTATGCCAATGTGATGCACTGCCAGTCCCTCCCCGGAGTCCAGACCCGCCACAAGAACATTGACATCATGATCATCAGGGAGAACACGGAGGGAGAATATAGCAGTCTGGAGCACGAG AGCGTCTCCGGGGTCGTGGAGTGTCTGAAGATCATCACCAGGAACAATTCCCTCAGGATCGCAGAGTATGCCTTCAGTCTGGCCAGAGAGAAGGGCCGTCGTAGGGTCACCGCCGTACATAAGGCCAACATCAT GAAGCTCGGTGATGGCTTGTTCCTGCAGTGCTGCAAAGAAGTGGCCTCTGGTTACCCAGACATCACATTTGACAGCATGATTGTGGACAACACCACCATGCAG ctGGTGTCCAAGCCCGAGCAATTTGACGTGATGGTGATGCCCAATCTGTACGGGAACGTCGTGAGCAATGTGTGTGCAGGCCTGGTGGGAGGGCCCGGCCTGGTGCCTGGAGCCAATTATGGCCGTGACTATGCCGTGTTTGAAACG GCCACAAGGAATACTGGGAAGAGTATTGCATACAAGAACATTGCAAACCCCACTGCCATGCTGCTAGCCAGCTGCATGATGCTGGACCACCTCAA GCTTTACGATCATGCAAGTTCAATCCGGAATGCAGTCCTCACTACCATGAATGAGACCAGG TTGCACACGGCTGATATCGGGGGTCAGGGCACCACTTCCGAGGTGGTCCAGTCTGTCATGAGGGTCATCCAGAGTAAAGGGCAGCTCACATCAGAGCTCTAA
- the fam3a gene encoding protein FAM3A isoform X2, producing the protein MRLTGPLRVVAVLLLVGLTWLLASTFFGEDSSSTVRHFFSGASEEPTPAEPHPRRYKCGLSAPCPPKHLAFRLVSGAANVIGPKICLEDKMLVSSVKNNVGRGLNIALVNGVTGELLDTKSFDMWAGDVSDLLKFLRPLHEGTLVFVASFDDAATKMNDETRRLFEELGSTAVKELAFRDSWVFVGAKGIENKSPFEQNSKSNNKYEGWPESLEMDGCIPLRPPLEG; encoded by the exons ATGAGGTTAACAG GGCCCCTGAGAGTTgtggctgtgctgctgctggtaggGCTCACATGGCTGCTGGCAAGCACTTTCTTTGGAGAGGATAGTAGCTCAACTGTGCGACATTTCTTCAGTG gtgCAAGTGAGGAGCCAACTCCAG CCGAACCCCATCCTCGCAGGTATAAATGTGGACTTTCAGCTCCCTGTCCCCCGAAACATTTGGCTTTCCGCCTGGTGTCCGGTGCTGCCAACGTCATCGGTCCCAAAATCTGCCTGGAGGACAAGAT GTTAGTGAGCAGTGTGAAGAACAACGTTGGCAGAGGACTGAACATAGCTTTGGTGAATG GGGTAACAGGAGAGCTCTTGGACACAAAGAGCTTTGATATGTGGGCAGGAG ATGTTTCTGACCTGTTGAAGTTTCTCCGACCGCTCCACGAGGGAACACTCGTGTTCGTGGCTTCTTTTGATGATGCTGCCACAAA GATGAACGACGAGACGAGACGACTCTTTGAGGAGCTCGGGAGCACGGCTGTGAAGGAGCTGGCCTTCAGAGACAGCTGGGTGTTTGTAGGTGCTAAGGGCATCGAGAACAAGAGTCCTTTTGAGCAG AACAGTAAGAGCAACAACAAGTACGAAGGTTGGCCTGAGTCTCTGGAGATGGACGGCTGCATTCCTCTTCGACCACCGCTGGAAGGATAA
- the idh3g gene encoding isocitrate dehydrogenase [NAD] subunit gamma, mitochondrial isoform X2 has translation MASHGAVLSVSRMISPFWGGRLGNTVKVFGPTLTSRRNRTMLTPPPAKYGGRHTVTLIPGDGIGPELLNHVREVFRFSCVPVDFEVVHVNSAIETEEDINNAITAIRRNGVALKGNIETKHTMPPSVKSRNNLLRTSLDLYANVMHCQSLPGVQTRHKNIDIMIIRENTEGEYSSLEHESVSGVVECLKIITRNNSLRIAEYAFSLAREKGRRRVTAVHKANIMKLGDGLFLQCCKEVASGYPDITFDSMIVDNTTMQLVSKPEQFDVMVMPNLYGNVVSNVCAGLVGGPGLVPGANYGRDYAVFETATRNTGKSIAYKNIANPTAMLLASCMMLDHLKLYDHASSIRNAVLTTMNETRLHTADIGGQGTTSEVVQSVMRVIQSKGQLTSEL, from the exons ATGGCGTCTCACGGTGcagtgctgtcagtgtccagaATGATTTCTCCTTTCTGGGGCGGTCGCCTCGGAAATACGGTCAAA GTATTTGGACCAACTCTGACAAGTCGCAGGAATCGGACCATGCTCACA CCGCCTCCTGCAAAGTACGGAGGCAGGCACACTGTGACCCTCATACCCGGAGACGGAATTGGTCCTGAGCTGCTCAATCATGTCAGAGAGGTTTTCAG GTTCAGCTGTGTGCCAGTGGACTTTGAGGTGGTCCATGTCAACTCTGCTATTGAGACTGAGGAAGATATCAATAATGCCATTACTGCCATCCGCCGTAATGGAGTTGCCCTCAAAG GTAACATAGAAACCAAACATACCATGCCGCCATCTGTCAAGTCCAGGAATAATCTCCTTCG CACAAGTTTAGACTTGTATGCCAATGTGATGCACTGCCAGTCCCTCCCCGGAGTCCAGACCCGCCACAAGAACATTGACATCATGATCATCAGGGAGAACACGGAGGGAGAATATAGCAGTCTGGAGCACGAG AGCGTCTCCGGGGTCGTGGAGTGTCTGAAGATCATCACCAGGAACAATTCCCTCAGGATCGCAGAGTATGCCTTCAGTCTGGCCAGAGAGAAGGGCCGTCGTAGGGTCACCGCCGTACATAAGGCCAACATCAT GAAGCTCGGTGATGGCTTGTTCCTGCAGTGCTGCAAAGAAGTGGCCTCTGGTTACCCAGACATCACATTTGACAGCATGATTGTGGACAACACCACCATGCAG ctGGTGTCCAAGCCCGAGCAATTTGACGTGATGGTGATGCCCAATCTGTACGGGAACGTCGTGAGCAATGTGTGTGCAGGCCTGGTGGGAGGGCCCGGCCTGGTGCCTGGAGCCAATTATGGCCGTGACTATGCCGTGTTTGAAACG GCCACAAGGAATACTGGGAAGAGTATTGCATACAAGAACATTGCAAACCCCACTGCCATGCTGCTAGCCAGCTGCATGATGCTGGACCACCTCAA GCTTTACGATCATGCAAGTTCAATCCGGAATGCAGTCCTCACTACCATGAATGAGACCAGG TTGCACACGGCTGATATCGGGGGTCAGGGCACCACTTCCGAGGTGGTCCAGTCTGTCATGAGGGTCATCCAGAGTAAAGGGCAGCTCACATCAGAGCTCTAA
- the fam3a gene encoding protein FAM3A isoform X1 yields the protein MRLTGPLRVVAVLLLVGLTWLLASTFFGEDSSSTVRHFFSGASEEPTPAEPHPRRYKCGLSAPCPPKHLAFRLVSGAANVIGPKICLEDKMLVSSVKNNVGRGLNIALVNGVTGELLDTKSFDMWAGDVSDLLKFLRPLHEGTLVFVASFDDAATKMNDETRRLFEELGSTAVKELAFRDSWVFVGAKGIENKSPFEQRMKNSKSNNKYEGWPESLEMDGCIPLRPPLEG from the exons ATGAGGTTAACAG GGCCCCTGAGAGTTgtggctgtgctgctgctggtaggGCTCACATGGCTGCTGGCAAGCACTTTCTTTGGAGAGGATAGTAGCTCAACTGTGCGACATTTCTTCAGTG gtgCAAGTGAGGAGCCAACTCCAG CCGAACCCCATCCTCGCAGGTATAAATGTGGACTTTCAGCTCCCTGTCCCCCGAAACATTTGGCTTTCCGCCTGGTGTCCGGTGCTGCCAACGTCATCGGTCCCAAAATCTGCCTGGAGGACAAGAT GTTAGTGAGCAGTGTGAAGAACAACGTTGGCAGAGGACTGAACATAGCTTTGGTGAATG GGGTAACAGGAGAGCTCTTGGACACAAAGAGCTTTGATATGTGGGCAGGAG ATGTTTCTGACCTGTTGAAGTTTCTCCGACCGCTCCACGAGGGAACACTCGTGTTCGTGGCTTCTTTTGATGATGCTGCCACAAA GATGAACGACGAGACGAGACGACTCTTTGAGGAGCTCGGGAGCACGGCTGTGAAGGAGCTGGCCTTCAGAGACAGCTGGGTGTTTGTAGGTGCTAAGGGCATCGAGAACAAGAGTCCTTTTGAGCAG CGCATGAAGAACAGTAAGAGCAACAACAAGTACGAAGGTTGGCCTGAGTCTCTGGAGATGGACGGCTGCATTCCTCTTCGACCACCGCTGGAAGGATAA